DNA sequence from the Peptococcaceae bacterium genome:
TGAAAAACATCCTAGGTGACGAAGGGCACCGTTACGATGTGATTGAGGCGGTGCTGGGAGTCGACTACAGCAATTTTCTTACCGTAAAGGCCAGGGCAGAAGCGCTCAGCAGGACAAAGGACGATCCTGGCTTCAGAGAAATGCTGACCTCCTTTACCAGGGCTTATAATCTCACCAGGAAAACGGCGGCTTGCCCCATACAGCCGCAGCACCTGGCTGATAAGGCGGAAAAAGAACTATATGCGGTCCTGCAAGAGGTGGAGAAAAAGCTGCCGGGGCTGGAAAAACAGCGGGAATTCGTGGAGATTATCCGGCTTTTGTCTCCCCTGTCTGGGCCGGTTGACAGGTTCTTCAACGCGGTGCTGGTGATGGTTGACGACGAAAAAGTCCGCAATAACCGCCTGGCCTTGCTGCACAAAGTTGTGGAGCTCACTCGCGGCGTGGGGGATTTGAGCAGGATAGCGCCCTCCCTTTAGTGACAGCTTAATAAAATAAAAAAAATAAATAGTATATCATTATTGCAGGAACTGGTTTAAATAGTATATTATATAAAGAGCAAAGATGTGTCCCAATATTGGGGGTGATAGCCATACGGCTCACAGACCGGCAGGAGCAAATCGTCAGGATCGTGAAAGAACATGGGCCGATTAAGGGAGAAGAGATTGCGGATATTCTCGGTTATGTGAAGGCAACGCTGCGGCCGGATTTGACCGTGCTGACCAGAGCCGGGCTGCTGGAAGCCAGGCCCCGGGTGGGTTATTCTTATTCGGGGAAAGGACTTGCTTCCAGGCTGTATGAAGAAATAAACAAGATAAAGGTTAAGGACATGAAAGCGGTTCCTGCTGTTGTCAGCGAAATATCAACAGTCTATGACGCAATTGTGACCCTTTTTGTGATGGATGTCGGCAGCCTGTTTGTGGTAAGCGAAGGCGGGCTGCTGGAAGGGGTTGTGTCTCGCAAGGACCTGCTGAAGGTGTCACTGGGACAGGTTGAAATTCAAAAAGTCCCGGTTTCTGTCGTTATGACCAGGATGCCCAATATCGTCATGACCACACCGGAAGAATCGCTGTGGGCCGCGGCCAAGAAAATGGTCGACCACGAGATAGACTCTTTGCCGGTGGTCCGCCCTGCTTATAATGAGGGACGGCAAGGATTTGAAGTGATTGGCAGAATTACAAAAACCACTATAACCAGGGCTTTTGTTGAATTAGGGCAGGGTAAATTTATGGAAGGAGGGGAAATGTTATAACACTGCCAACAATATATGTGATTTCTGATTCCTTGGGAGAGACGGCCGAATTTGTGGCGAAGGCCGCAGCCAGCCAGTTCAATTCGGGGCAGGTGGAAATAAAAAGGATCCCCTATGTCAATGATGAAGAGCATATTGCGGAAATTTTAGCGGAAATGGCCGGGCAGAACGCCATGATCGCTTTTACCTTGGTTTTGCCAAGGCTGCGCCAGTGCCTGCTGGATAAAGCACGTGAATACAATATTTTAGCGGTGGATGTCTTAGGGCCGATGCTTGATGCCTTTTCCAGGCTGTCCCAAACGCCGCCCCGCTTGGAACCCGGGCTGCTGCACAAGCTTGATGAGGACTATTTCAGCAGGGTGGAAGCCATAGAGTTCGCGGTCAAATATGACGACGGGAAAGACCCGCGGGGCATCCTTTACGCCGATATCGTGCTTATCGGCATTTCCAGGACTTCCAAGACCCCGCTTTGCATGTACCTGGCCCACAAGAGAATCAGGGCGGCCAACGTTCCGCTGGTGCCGGAGGTCTCGCCGCCGGAAGAACTGTTCAGCATCCCGCCCCGCAAGATAGTGGGATTGACTGTAAAACCAGAGATACTTAACCCCATACGCCAGGAAAGGCTTAAATCGCTGGGACTCGCGCCGAGCGCCGACTATGCGAGCATGGAAAGGATACTGAAAGAAATCGAGTACGCGGAGAAAATCATGAGCAAAATAGGGTGCCCGGTCATAGATGTCTCCAATAAGGCCGTGGAAGAGACGGCCAGCCGCATCCTACAGATATATTACAGGGGGGAACAAAGTGAAAGAAAGTAAGTATGTGTATTTATTCAGAGAAGGAAGCGCCGGCATGAAAAATCTCCTGGGGGGAAAAGGGGCCAACCTTGCGGAGATGACGAATATCGGCCTGCCGGTGCCGCCGGGTTTGACAATTACCACCAAGGCCTGCATAGAGTTTTTTAAGGCGGGCAAAACGTTTCCTGCCGGCTTGGAAGAGGAGTTGTGGGAAAAGCTGGCCGCAGTGGAAGAGCAGGCCGGGAAGAAGTTCGGCGACCTGCATGACCCGCTTCTGGTTTCTGTCCGCTCGGGTGCTCCTGTGTCAATGCCGGGGATGAT
Encoded proteins:
- a CDS encoding kinase/pyrophosphorylase is translated as MYGRRGNVITLPTIYVISDSLGETAEFVAKAAASQFNSGQVEIKRIPYVNDEEHIAEILAEMAGQNAMIAFTLVLPRLRQCLLDKAREYNILAVDVLGPMLDAFSRLSQTPPRLEPGLLHKLDEDYFSRVEAIEFAVKYDDGKDPRGILYADIVLIGISRTSKTPLCMYLAHKRIRAANVPLVPEVSPPEELFSIPPRKIVGLTVKPEILNPIRQERLKSLGLAPSADYASMERILKEIEYAEKIMSKIGCPVIDVSNKAVEETASRILQIYYRGEQSERK
- a CDS encoding CBS domain-containing protein, yielding MRLTDRQEQIVRIVKEHGPIKGEEIADILGYVKATLRPDLTVLTRAGLLEARPRVGYSYSGKGLASRLYEEINKIKVKDMKAVPAVVSEISTVYDAIVTLFVMDVGSLFVVSEGGLLEGVVSRKDLLKVSLGQVEIQKVPVSVVMTRMPNIVMTTPEESLWAAAKKMVDHEIDSLPVVRPAYNEGRQGFEVIGRITKTTITRAFVELGQGKFMEGGEML